ATTAAAAACACTATAATAACACTCTACACTTCAAGCGCAGTATTAAAAAACTTTTTTCAAAAAACACAGTTAATCTCTTTTAGGTTAGCTGTTTTTTTATGCCACTCTACACTCTGCACCTTACTCTAAACCCTTGTTTATGAAGTATTTTTATCCTCTGTTTCTGGCAATCTTTGTTTTCATAATCATAAAATTTTTATCAAATGGAAGCAATTATTCTATCCGCACAACAGTACAAAGAATTAGTAAATCGTTTAGATGTTCTAAACAAAAAACTAGAAGAAAAGCAAAAGTCGCCTAACGACACTTTTCTAGACAATCAAGAATTTTTACAGCTAATGAATATTAGCAAAAGAACAGCGCAATCCTGGAGAGATGAAGGTAAAGTATCATTTTCTCAAATAGGCTCAAAAATCTATTACAGAATGAGCGATGTTCAGAAGCTTTTAGACAAAAACTACAAAGCAGCA
This DNA window, taken from Winogradskyella sp. PC-19, encodes the following:
- a CDS encoding helix-turn-helix domain-containing protein, producing the protein MEAIILSAQQYKELVNRLDVLNKKLEEKQKSPNDTFLDNQEFLQLMNISKRTAQSWRDEGKVSFSQIGSKIYYRMSDVQKLLDKNYKAAFSNKRKY